Proteins encoded in a region of the Chryseobacterium piperi genome:
- a CDS encoding group III truncated hemoglobin, whose protein sequence is MKKLESREDIELLVNSFYQKVVQDETIGFFFKDIIKVDWDKHLPKMYSFWETILFGQMSYKGNPMAVHFPINELKAMEKKHFEQWLALWKKTIEENFVGENADMAIYKSENIAKLMAYKMEMARKL, encoded by the coding sequence ATGAAAAAGCTTGAATCTAGAGAAGACATTGAATTATTGGTCAATTCCTTTTATCAAAAAGTAGTTCAGGATGAGACCATTGGATTTTTCTTTAAAGACATTATTAAAGTAGACTGGGATAAACACCTTCCGAAAATGTATTCTTTCTGGGAAACCATTCTCTTTGGCCAAATGAGCTATAAAGGAAACCCTATGGCCGTTCACTTTCCCATTAATGAACTCAAAGCTATGGAAAAGAAACATTTTGAACAATGGCTTGCTTTATGGAAAAAGACCATTGAAGAAAACTTTGTCGGTGAAAATGCAGATATGGCCATTTACAAATCTGAAAATATTGCCAAGTTAATGGCTTATAAAATGGAAATGGCTAGAAAACTCTAG
- a CDS encoding calcium:proton antiporter has translation MKLKELLHYTYIIPVLAVGYYFSGLMTQGVVFEVIAGLLLTGSVLSAVHHAEVVAHKVGEPFGTIILALCITTIEVALIISLMIAGGDQAVTLARDTVFAAVMIILNGILGICILVGGVKYYEQFFARTSATTYLVSIVSILILTLILPNFTSSVNGPFYNPAQLVFVSVACLVIYGVFLMVQTVRHRNYFVTPDEDPDSYYIPSKFLAIVSFFFLILCLVIVVLMAKGLSGTIEDMVQNAGAPKSLVGVIIAAVVLLPEGVAAIRSARNNQIQSSLNLALGSALASIGLTIPAVSVVSIMYDMPFVLGLDKKDIILLSLSVFIVMLSLSRGKTNVLYGTVLLVNLAAYIFTVVVP, from the coding sequence ATGAAATTAAAAGAACTTTTACACTATACCTATATTATTCCTGTTCTGGCGGTAGGATATTACTTTTCAGGACTCATGACACAAGGGGTTGTTTTTGAAGTTATTGCAGGTCTTTTACTTACCGGAAGCGTATTGTCAGCAGTTCATCATGCTGAAGTAGTTGCCCATAAAGTAGGAGAGCCTTTCGGAACAATCATTCTTGCTCTTTGTATTACAACCATTGAGGTAGCGCTTATTATTTCACTTATGATTGCCGGAGGAGATCAGGCGGTCACACTGGCTAGAGATACTGTTTTTGCTGCAGTCATGATTATTCTTAACGGAATTCTGGGGATATGTATTTTAGTAGGAGGGGTGAAATATTATGAACAGTTTTTTGCAAGAACTTCTGCCACTACTTATCTCGTAAGTATTGTTTCCATATTAATCTTAACATTGATCCTTCCAAATTTTACTTCAAGTGTCAATGGTCCTTTCTATAATCCGGCTCAGTTAGTTTTTGTTTCTGTTGCTTGTCTTGTTATTTATGGAGTATTTCTGATGGTTCAGACGGTAAGACATAGAAACTATTTTGTCACTCCAGATGAAGATCCTGATTCCTATTATATTCCTTCGAAGTTTTTGGCTATCGTAAGCTTTTTCTTTCTGATATTATGTCTTGTGATTGTTGTCTTAATGGCAAAAGGACTTTCCGGGACGATTGAGGATATGGTACAGAATGCAGGTGCTCCGAAATCCTTAGTAGGGGTGATTATTGCAGCGGTAGTTTTACTTCCGGAAGGAGTTGCAGCTATAAGATCAGCAAGAAATAATCAAATACAATCCAGTTTAAACCTGGCACTGGGGTCTGCTTTGGCAAGTATTGGTTTAACCATTCCGGCAGTATCTGTAGTGAGTATTATGTATGATATGCCTTTTGTATTAGGGCTTGATAAAAAAGATATTATTTTACTTTCTTTATCTGTATTTATTGTTATGCTTTCGTTAAGCAGAGGAAAGACGAATGTTTTATACGGAACGGTACTTTTAGTAAATTTAGCGGCTTATATTTTTACAGTAGTAGTTCCCTAG
- a CDS encoding DUF6122 family protein: MHYFLHLVFPVFIALIFYRKNWKQVYLILLATMLVDLDHLFANPVFDPSRNSIGFHFLHSYYAIAVYFLLLFFKGNIRVIGIGLLLHMLTDFQDYNFWCH; the protein is encoded by the coding sequence ATGCATTACTTTTTACATCTGGTTTTCCCGGTGTTTATTGCTTTGATTTTTTACCGGAAAAACTGGAAACAGGTATATCTCATTCTATTAGCTACAATGCTTGTAGATTTGGATCATTTATTTGCAAATCCTGTTTTTGATCCTTCCAGAAATAGTATAGGATTCCATTTTTTACATTCGTATTATGCAATTGCGGTGTACTTTTTGCTGCTTTTTTTTAAAGGAAATATCAGAGTTATTGGCATTGGACTTTTACTGCATATGTTGACCGATTTTCAGGATTATAACTTTTGGTGTCATTAA